The following proteins come from a genomic window of Sander vitreus isolate 19-12246 chromosome 14, sanVit1, whole genome shotgun sequence:
- the LOC144528889 gene encoding cathepsin S-like: MFQSLLLTIVCGFAAAVINSELDQHWELWKKKHDKVYSNQIEESGRRQIWDENLEMINVHNLETSLGLHTYELAMNHLGDRITRMLTGTIIPSDLERGPSNFVRVNTSLPPSLDWRDEGLVTEVKMQGSCDSCWAFSAVGALEGQLKKTSGVLMSLSTQNLLDCSIKFGNCGCCGGFMTNSFRYVIKNQGIDSDAAYPYVGKRGPCKYNPQYRAANCSGYTFLPKGDEFALKEALASIGPISVAIDGTRPKFVFYRHGVYRDHTCTHNVNHGVLAVGYGTEKGQDYWLVKNSWGVHYGEGGYVKMARNRHNQCGIALYACFPFM; encoded by the exons ATGTTTCAGAGCCTGCTTCTCACCATCGTGTGTGGATTTGCAGCGGCTGTTATCAATTCAGAACTGGATCAACACTGGGAACTGTGGAAGAAGAAGCATGATAAAGTCTATTCTAACCAG ATTGAGGAGTCAGGTCGCAGGCAGATATGGGACGAAAACTTGGAAATGATTAATGTCCATAACCTGGAAACCTCCCTGGGCTTACACACCTATGAGCTGGCAATGAACCACCTCGGAGACCGG ATCACTCGCATGTTGACGGGCACCATCATACCCTCTGACCTGGAGAGGGGTCCTTCTAACTTTGTCAGGGTCAACACCTCTCTACCACCATCACTGGACTGGAGGGATGAAGGCCTGGTAACTGAGGTCAAAATGCAG GGTTCTTGTGACTCTTGTTGGGCCTTCAGTGCAGTTGGAGCTCTGGAAGGGCAACTCAAGAAGACTTCAGGCGTCCTGATGTCCCTCAGTACTCAAAACCTGTTGGATTGCTCCATAAAATTCGGCAACTGTGGGTGCTGCGGTGGCTTCATGACAAACTCCTTCCGATACGTCATTAAAAACCAAGGCATAGATTCTGATGCAGCCTACCCCTACGTCGGCAAG CGAGGTCCATGCAAGTATAACCCACAGTATCGGGCTGCTAACTGCTCGGGCTACACCTTCTTACCAAAAGGGGATGAGTTTGCATTGAAGGAAGCTCTAGCTAGCATCGGCCCCATCTCTGTAGCAATTGATGGCACCAGGCCCAAGTTTGTCTTCTATCGTCATG GTGTTTACAGGGACCACACATGCACCCACAATGTGAACCATGGAGTGCTGGCTGTGGGCTATGGCACTGAGAAGGGACAGGACTACTGGCTGGTCAAAAACAG TTGGGGTGTACACTACGGCGAGGGAGGCTACGTCAAGATGGCTCGGAACAGACACAACCAGTGTGGCATCGCTCTCTATGCTTGTTTCCCCTTCATGTGA
- the LOC144528927 gene encoding synaptic vesicle glycoprotein 2A-like, whose product MEEGYQNRTAFIKGAKDIAKEVKRQASKKVGRSVDRVSDQYSKRSYNRFEEDDDEDYPTQGSQDGGYYRGDSQAANDDEGGHSDSTEGHDEDDEIYEGEYQGIPRAESGKGSLAGGPGSVTAGAQQFRDIGVSEAERRKDQEELAQQYETILQECGHGKFQWSLYFVLGLALMADGVEIFVVGFVLPSAEKDMCLSEPNKSMLGLIVYFGMMVGAFLWGALADRIGRRQSLLISLSINSVFSFFSSFVQGYSTFLFCRLLSGVGIGGSIPIVFSYYSEFLSQEKRGEHLSWLCMFWMIGGIYASAMAWAIIPHYGWSFQMGSAYQFHSWRVFVLVCAFPSVAAIASLSAMPESPRFYLENGKHDEGWMILKQVHDTNMRAKGHPEKVFSVTTIKTVKQMDELVDTGTDTPVLKRYRLKIMSLSQQIRNNIVACFSPEYKRTTFMLMAVWFTMSFSYYGLTVWFPDMIKYIQKQEYESRTKTFSKERVEHITFNFTLENQVHLEGHYFNDKFLNLKMKSMVFEDSVFEECYFEDITSTHTIFRNCTFVASLFYNTDLFKYRMVNCKLVNSTFLHNKEGCMLDFSDDFNNAYMIYFVNFLGTLAVLPGNIVSALLMDKIGRLRMLAGSSVISCVSCFLLMFGNSESGMIALLCLFGGISIASWNALDVITVELYPSDKRTTAFGFLNALCKLAAVLGISIFQSFVGITKAVPILFAAGALAAGSFLATKLPETRGLVLQ is encoded by the exons ATGGAGGAAGGCTACCAAAACCGGACTGCCTTCATAAAAGGCGCCAAAGACATTGCCAAAGAAGTCAAGCGGCAAGCATCTAAGAAGGTCGGCCGTTCAGTGGATCGGGTAAGTGATCAGTACAGCAAGCGCTCCTACAACCGGTTtgaagaggatgatgatgaggacTACCCCACTCAGGGAAGCCAGGATGGAGGCTATTACCGTGGAGACAGCCAGGCGGCCAACGACGATGAGGGCGGCCACAGTGACTCCACAGAGGGtcatgatgaggatgatgagaTCTACGAGGGTGAGTACCAAGGAATTCCCCGGGCTGAATCAGGCAAGGGCAGCCTGGCTGGAGGTCCGGGCTCAGTGACGGCCGGCGCTCAGCAGTTCAGAGATATCGGAGTGTCCGAGGCCGAGAGGAGGAAAGACCAGGAAGAGCTGGCTCAACAGTACGAGACCATTTTACAAGAATGTGGTCACGGGAAGTTCCAGTGGAGCCTGTACTTTGTGCTGGGGCTGGCTCTCATGGCAGACGGTGTGGAGATCTTCGTAGTTGGGTTCGTCCTGCCCAGCGCTGAGAAGGATATGTGCCTGTCTGAACCTAACAAAAGCATGCTAG GTCTGATTGTATATTTTGGGATGATGGTTGGGGCTTTCCTCTGGGGGGCTCTGGCTGACCGGATAGGCCGTCGGCAGTctcttctcatctctctctccatcaatagtgtcttctccttcttctcctccttcgTCCAGGGCTACAGCACCTTTCTGTTTTGCCGCCTCCTCTCAGGTGTTGG GATTGGTGGCTCGATTCCCATCGTGTTTTCCTACTATTCTGAATTTCTGTCCCAAGAGAAGCGCGGTGAGCACCTCAGTTGGCTCTGCATGTTCTGGATGATTGGGGGAATATACGCATCTGCCATGGCCTGGGCTATAATCCCACATTATG GATGGAGTTTCCAGATGGGCTCGGCGTATCAGTTCCATAGCtggcgtgtgtttgtgttagtgtgtgcATTTCCTTCTGTGGCAGCCATCGCTTCCCTCAGTGCCATGCCAGAGAGCCCACGCTTCTACTTAGAG AATGGCAAACATGACGAAGGCTGGATGATTCTGAAGCAAGTTCACGACACTAACATGCGAGCAAAGGGACACCCAGAGAAGGTGTTTTCT GTCACCACGATTAAGACGGTGAAACAGATGGATGAGTTGGTGGACACTGGCACCGATACTCCAGTCCTGAAACGCTACAGGCTAAAGATTATGAGCCTCTCCCAACAG ATTCGGAATAACATTGTTGCCTGCTTCAGCCCAGAATATAAACGGACGACTTTCATGCTCATGGCTGTTTGGTTTACCATGTCCTTCAG CTATTACGGTCTGACAGTGTGGTTCCCAGACATGATTAAGTACATCCAGAAGCAGGAATATGAATCACGCACAAAGACCTTCAGTAAGGAACGAGTGGAGCATATCACTTTTAACTTCACCCTGGAAAACCAAGTTCATCTTGAAGGACACTATTTTAATGACAA GTTCCTCAACTTGAAGATGAAGTCCATGGTGTTTGAAGACTCTGTGTTTGAGGAGTGCTATTTTGAGGACATCACCTCCACACACACCATATTCAGAAACTGCACCTTTGTTGCAAGTTTGTTCTATAACACAG ATTTGTTCAAATACCGGATGGTCAACTGTAAACTGGTCAACAGCACGTTCCTCCACAACAAGGAGGGCTGCATGCTCGACTTCAGTGATGACTTCAACAATGCCTACATGATATACTTTGTCAACTTCCTCGGCACGTTGGCAGTGTTGCCTGGCAACATCGTGTCAGCTCTATTAATGGACAAAATTGGGCGTTTAAGGATGCTGG CGGGATCCAGTGTCATATCTTGTGTCAGCTGTTTCTTGCTGATGTTCGGCAACAGTGAGTCGGGGATGATCGCCCTCTTGTGCCTGTTTGGTGGCATCAGCATTGCCTCGTGGAACGCCCTGGATGTGATAACAGTGGAGCTCTACCCCTCTGATAAAAG GACCACAGCGTTTGGCTTCCTGAATGCCCTCTGTAAGCTGGCAGCCGTCCTGGGCATCAGCATCTTCCAGTCATTCGTCGGCATCACCAAGGCTGTACCCATCTTATTTGCTGCTGGCGCACTCGCTGCAGGTAGTTTCCTTGCAACCAAGTTGCCTGAAACACGAGGCCTAGTGTTGCAGTAA